A single genomic interval of Helianthus annuus cultivar XRQ/B chromosome 13, HanXRQr2.0-SUNRISE, whole genome shotgun sequence harbors:
- the LOC110897800 gene encoding UPF0481 protein At3g47200, whose amino-acid sequence MSMQDQTLRSIELTYDEIEAEQLVIDSIANATLPSSSTKRIQKVPEMLIKETDDYKKYYVPKVVSIGPYHFGDKKLEFVEKLKPVFTMRLLSNNKETLRSLYKTLGEPQMVQELRSLYDENLIAKFCNKDFTKMMLLDSCFILYCVRFIFFRDSDDCEDLNIHQIVYLHQDLFLLENQIPFKVLIEVMKFVNPDSWADKFKSFISGNILASQKLKRTWLEKIPCIGNNQSSVGENKLESSNVPDHLLHLLHRTLTNDEKLPKNDHLKSEDDSRCTFRNVNELMDVGIHFKPSGTMSLAHIKFLQGWFWFTADVELPPISIDDSTKPMLLNLIAYEMCSRDAHAAWVTSYICLLDSLIDHPEDVKALRKAGVLENSLGSDKEVAKLFNEIGTGLVPNNLAYLEAKYHMQKHYKSRRNSLISELKHEYVKSPWAFFALLGALIALFLSAVQSYYTVWSPEGECDELCKLLKKNHHL is encoded by the coding sequence ATGTCTATGCAAGACCAAACCCTACGCAGCATCGAGCTCACTTACGATGAAATCGAAGCTGAACAATTGGTTATCGACTCGATTGCCAATGCCACTCTACCATCCTCATCAACCAAACGAATCCAAAAAGTTCCAGAAATGCTGATCAAAGAGACAGACGACTACAAGAAATACTATGTTCCAAAGGTTGTCTCCATTGGTCCATACCATTTTGGGGACAAGAAACTCGAGTTTGTCGAGAAACTCAAACCTGTTTTCACAATGAGGCTCCTTTCAAACAACAAGGAGACCCTAAGAAGTTTGTACAAAACTCTTGGTGAACCACAAATGGTGCAAGAATTAAGAAGCTTATATGATGAAAACTTGATAGCCAAGTTTTGCAATAAGGACTTCACTAAGATGATGTTGCTAGATTCTTGTTTTATTTTGTATTGCGTTCGGTTCATTTTTTTCAGGGATTCTGATGATTGTGAAGACTTAAACATCCACCAGATTGTCTATCTTCATCAAGATTTGTTCTTGTTGGAGAACCAAATTCCTTTTAAAGTTCTTATTGAGGTGATGAAGTTCGTGAACCCTGATTCATGGGCTGATAAGTTTAAATCGTTCATTAGTGGCAATATTTTGGCATCTCAGAAACTTAAAAGAACGTGGTTAGAAAAAATACCTTGTATAGGAAACAATCAAAGTTCCGTAGGAGAAAACAAATTGGAGTCTAGCAACGTACCCGatcatcttctccatcttctTCATCGTACTCTTACTAATGATGAAAAACTTCCCAAGAATGATCACTTGAAATCAGAAGACGACAGCAGATGCACTTTTCGCAATGTTAACGAGCTTATGGATGTAGGGATTCATTTTAAGCCAAGTGGAACTATGTCTTTGGCTCACATTAAGTTCCTTCAAGGCTGGTTTTGGTTTACAGCAGATGTAGAACTCCCTCCAATAAGCATTGATGATTCCACCAAGCCTATGTTGTTAAACTTGATAGCCTATGAAATGTGCTCACGTGATGCACATGCTGCATGGGTTACATCGTACATATGTCTTCTTGATTCGCTGATCGATCACCCTGAGGACGTTAAGGCTCTTCGAAAAGCTGGGGTGCTTGAAAACTCGTTAGGGAGCGATAAAGAAGTCGCGAAATTATTCAACGAAATTGGCACTGGTTTAGTTCCAAATAACTTGGCATATTTGGAAGCTAAGTACCATATGCAAAAGCACTACAAAAGTAGGAGGAACTCACTTATTTCCGAACTTAAGCATGAATATGTTAAGAGCCCATGGGCATTTTTTGCACTTCTTGGAGCTTTAATAGCTCTTTTTCTTAGTGCTGTTCAATCATACTACACTGTTTGGAGTCCCGAAGGTGAATGTGACGAACTTTGCAAGCTGTTGAAGAAGAATCATCATCTATAA